Part of the Bacillota bacterium genome is shown below.
GAATTATAAACTCTTCCCAGATCACTTAAGGAATATATGTCCTTTTTTCTTCCAGAAATAAAATAAGTTAATAGAGGTGTAACTATAATTGTAAACAGGATAAGTGACAAAAAAAACCTATTTCTTTTCATTTTATTTCCTGCACTCCTTATACTGTTCTATATAATATTCTATATAATAATTATATATACTTGGTAAACAAAAAATAACCAACTATTTAGGAGTTACAGGAGTTAAAAGGTTGGTCTTTATTACGGAACCATCATCCCTGATTTTTGGAATAAATACTTCATCTGATTTTTTAATAGTTACTTTTAAATATTCCTGAAGCTTTTCAATGACGCCGTTTATCATTTTTAAAGAATGCTCAAGCTGTTCTGGGTTTCCTATGGCTTTTATCGTAATAGGTGAAGTTATCTGCGTACCGTTTACCATTATATAAGGTAAAGCATCCCTTATTTCAGTCATGGCTACAATCCTTTCGTCATTTACCGATATTGCCTGAGCCCCTGCAGCTCTTAATTCATTTACAACAAGTAAGATATCACTATCTATTACTGTAAAAAAACTATCTTCAAGGGTTATAATGACTCCTTTTCCTTTAACATCCGTCATACCTGCAAATATCCTTACAGCATCCAATTCTTTCAGCAAATTTTTGTAAGCTTCGTCACTTCCCGCTTGAGCTGTTTCATATAATCTGACTTCCTCCTGCAATTTTTGCAGTTTGGTCCTCAGTTCGGTATTGCTTTTTTGAAGCTTAATAAGGTCTTCTTTTAACGTTTCTATTCTTCTGTTTTCATAGCTAGCAATACTTTCATTGTAATTAATGCTTTTATACTGCCATGCTACCATCATACCCAATATTAAACATATAATTGTAATAGCAAAATTCCTGCCAATATTTCTGCCCGTACTCATTTTTTTACCACCTCAAGCATAGAAATAACCCTCATTGGGTCTTTCCCATATTTAGGAACTAATACTTTGTTAGATTTATTTATTGAAATTTGAATTCCTTCCTTTCGTAATATAGCAATTCTTTCACATTCAATA
Proteins encoded:
- a CDS encoding DUF881 domain-containing protein, which encodes MSTGRNIGRNFAITIICLILGMMVAWQYKSINYNESIASYENRRIETLKEDLIKLQKSNTELRTKLQKLQEEVRLYETAQAGSDEAYKNLLKELDAVRIFAGMTDVKGKGVIITLEDSFFTVIDSDILLVVNELRAAGAQAISVNDERIVAMTEIRDALPYIMVNGTQITSPITIKAIGNPEQLEHSLKMINGVIEKLQEYLKVTIKKSDEVFIPKIRDDGSVIKTNLLTPVTPK